In Thermodesulfatator atlanticus DSM 21156, the sequence CCCTTGTTTCCAAAACTGGCAAGCCATGGAAAGAGGCTATTTCAGAGATTCTTAAAGAAGTCCCTGATAAGCCGGTGTCCGTAGAGGTAGTAGCCACTGATTGCGAAGGTATGAAGCGTGAGGCCAAAGAACTAGCCGAGCTTGGCAAAAATGTTGTTGTCAAAATTCCTTGTACCGAAGATGGCTTACGGGCCATTTCTGAGTTGCATCGCGAAGGAGCAAACGTAAAAACAAACGTAACACTTGTTTTCTCTCCACTTCAGGCCCTTTTAGCAGCCAAGGTAGGAGCTACTTACGTTTCCCCTTTTATCGGTCGAATCGATGACATTTCTTACGATGGCCTTCAAGTGGTGGAAGAGATAGTCGATATTTATCAATTTTATGGTTTTGAAACGGAGATTATCGCAGCAAGCATTCGCCATGTGGATCACGTCCGTCGTTGTGCTGCTTTGGGGGTGGATATTGCTACGATCCCTTTCAAGGTCATCAAACAAATGTACAAGCACCCTTTGACGGATATAGGGCTTGAACGTTTTGTCAAAGATGCCGAAAAGGCAGGCATTTCTATCTAAAAGTTGCAATAGGAGCGGATTCCGAAACGGA encodes:
- the fsa gene encoding fructose-6-phosphate aldolase, with amino-acid sequence MKIFVDTAVLEEILEVKKLGILDGVTTNPTLVSKTGKPWKEAISEILKEVPDKPVSVEVVATDCEGMKREAKELAELGKNVVVKIPCTEDGLRAISELHREGANVKTNVTLVFSPLQALLAAKVGATYVSPFIGRIDDISYDGLQVVEEIVDIYQFYGFETEIIAASIRHVDHVRRCAALGVDIATIPFKVIKQMYKHPLTDIGLERFVKDAEKAGISI